The proteins below come from a single Triticum aestivum cultivar Chinese Spring chromosome 5D, IWGSC CS RefSeq v2.1, whole genome shotgun sequence genomic window:
- the LOC123124607 gene encoding neo-calmodulin isoform X1 — translation MDELSQEQIQEFREAFKLFDKDGDGTITTKELGTVMRSLGQHPTEGELKDMVEEVDADGSGTIDFNEFLGLVARQMRGDAEAEEELHEAFRVFDKDNNGFISLDELRTVMKNLGEKLSEDELNEMLQEADADGDGQINYKEFAKVMMAKTEKKDQKTYKFRTMVILLNRRTQQYKDQQQQSPSIVRMPALKNLQVPTYNIHVHQ, via the exons ATGGACGAGCTTTCCCAGGAGCAAATCCAGGAGTTCCGGGAGGCCTTCAAGCTCTTCGACAAAGACGGCGACG GGACGATCACGACCAAGGAGCTGGGGACGGTGATGCGGTCGCTGGGGCAGCACCCGACGGAGGGTGAGCTCAAGGACATGGTGGAGGAGGTGGACGCCGACGGCAGCGGCACCATCGACTTCAACGAGTTCCTGGGGCTGGTGGCGCGGCAGATGCGCGGGGACGCCGAAGCCGAGGAGGAGCTCCACGAGGCCTTCCGCGTCTTCGACAAGGACAACAATGGCTTCATCTCCCTCGACGAGCTCCGCACCGTCATGAAGAACCTCGGCGAGAAGCTCTCCGAGGACGAGCTCAACGAGATGCTCCAAGAGGCCGACGCCGACGGCGACGGCCAGATTAACTACAAGGAGTTCGCCAAGGTCATGATGGCAAA AACTGAAAAGAAAGATCAGAAAACTTACAAGTTCAGAAcaatggttatattattgaatagAAGAACACAACAATACAAGGACCAGCAACAACAGTCGCCAAGCATTGTTCGCATGCCAGCACTTAAAAACTTACAGGTTCCAACATATAACATCCATGTGCATCAATGA
- the LOC123124607 gene encoding neo-calmodulin isoform X2, which translates to MDELSQEQIQEFREAFKLFDKDGDGTITTKELGTVMRSLGQHPTEGELKDMVEEVDADGSGTIDFNEFLGLVARQMRGDAEAEEELHEAFRVFDKDNNGFISLDELRTVMKNLGEKLSEDELNEMLQEADADGDGQINYKEFAKVMMAKRRANAEEHGAGDHGGSDHSHGGGGGCPCTIL; encoded by the exons ATGGACGAGCTTTCCCAGGAGCAAATCCAGGAGTTCCGGGAGGCCTTCAAGCTCTTCGACAAAGACGGCGACG GGACGATCACGACCAAGGAGCTGGGGACGGTGATGCGGTCGCTGGGGCAGCACCCGACGGAGGGTGAGCTCAAGGACATGGTGGAGGAGGTGGACGCCGACGGCAGCGGCACCATCGACTTCAACGAGTTCCTGGGGCTGGTGGCGCGGCAGATGCGCGGGGACGCCGAAGCCGAGGAGGAGCTCCACGAGGCCTTCCGCGTCTTCGACAAGGACAACAATGGCTTCATCTCCCTCGACGAGCTCCGCACCGTCATGAAGAACCTCGGCGAGAAGCTCTCCGAGGACGAGCTCAACGAGATGCTCCAAGAGGCCGACGCCGACGGCGACGGCCAGATTAACTACAAGGAGTTCGCCAAGGTCATGATGGCAAA ACGGCGAGCAAATGCGGAGGAACATGGAGCTGGCGATCACGGTGGGTCGGATCACTCACACGGCGGTGGGGGCGGTTGCCCATGTACAATTCTCTAA
- the LOC123120452 gene encoding glutamine--fructose-6-phosphate aminotransferase [isomerizing] 2, whose translation MCGIFAYLNYNVSRERRYVLEVLLNGLRRLEYRGYDSSGIAVDADLPAPPAPGSAPPAPGSAPPPYAGAPPLVYRQEGKIENLVRSVYAEVDEKDVNLDAAFNVHAGIAHTRWATHGVPAPRNSHPQSSGAGDEFLVVHNGIITNYEVLKETLTRHGFTFESDTDTEVIPKLAKFVFDKAHDGEGDVTFSQVVNEVMRQLEGAYALIFKSPHYPNELIACKRGSTLILGVNELSGQKSGKSFNDVKALTANGKPKELFFSSDLCAIVEHTKNYLAIEDNEIVHIKDGSVSILKFDHDKEKPASVQRALSVLEMEVEQIKKGNYDHFMQKEIHEQPHSLTTTMRGRLKDGAVLLGGLKEHLKTIRRSRRVVFIGCGTSYNAALAARTFVEELTGIPVTMEVASDLLDRQGPIYREDTAVFVSQSGETADTLLALDYALENGALCVGITNTVGSTLSRRTHCGIHINAGCEIGVASTKAYTSQIVVMAMMALAIGSDQISTQARREAIISGLFSLPSNASQVLKLDSEMKELASSLIDSESLLVFGRGYNYATALEGALKVKEVALMHSEGMFAGEMKHGPLALVDENLPIIVIATRDACFSKQQSVIQQLLSRKGRLIIMCSKGDASAVNPRGSCRVIEVPKVADCLQPVINIIPLQLLAYHLTVLRGFDVDQPRNLAKSVTTQ comes from the exons ATGTGCGGGATCTTCGCCTACCTCAACTACAATGTCTCGCGGGAGCGCCGCTACGTCCTCGAGGTGCTCCTCAACGGCCTCCGCCGGCTCGAGTACCGCGGCTACGACTCCTCCGGGATAGCGGTCGACGCGGACCTCCCGGCGCCGCCTGCGCCCGGCTCCGCGCCGCCTGCGCCCGGCTCCGCGCCGCCTCCCTACGCCGGGGCGCCCCCGCTCGTGTACCGGCAGGAGGGCAAGATCGAGAACCTCGTGCGATCCGTCTACGCCG AGGTTGATGAGAAGGATGTGAACTTGGATGCCGCATTCAATGTGCATGCTGGAATTGCTCACACCAGGTGGGCCACCCACGGCGTACCAGCCCCGAGGAACAGCCACCCGCAATCTTCCGGCGCCGGTGATGAGTTCTTGGTCGTGCACAATGGCATCATCACAAACTATGAG GTTCTGAAAGAGACACTTACTCGGCATGGTTTCACCTTTGAGTCTGATACCGACACAGAAGTCATCCCTAAGCTAGCAAAGTTTGTTTTTGATAAGGCTCATGATGGAGAAG GTGATGTGACATTTAGCCAAGTTGTTAACGAAGTCATGAGGCAGCTTGAAGGCGCCTACGCCCTTATTTTTAAAAGTCCACACTACCCCAACGAGCTGATTGCATGCAAACGAGGCAGCACACTGATACTTGGTGTCAAC GAATTGAGTGGTCAAAAGAGCGGGAAATCATTCAATGATGTCAAAGCCCTGACAGCAAACGGAAAGCCAAAAGAGCTATTCTTCTCCAGTGATTTATGTGCTATAGTGGAGCATACGAAGAACTATTTAGCTATTGAAGATAATGAAATCGTTCATATCAAG gatggcagtgTGTCTATCCTTAAGTTTGACCATGACAAAGAGAAGCCAGCATCTGTGCAACGAGCATTATCTGTTCTTGAGATGGAAGTTGAGCAAATaaagaaaggaaactatgaccacTTCATGCAAAAAGAAATCCATGAACAACCACATTCACTGACGACAACGATGAGGGGTAGACTAAAGGATGGTGCAGTTCTTTTGGGGGGACTGAAGGAACACCTCAAAACAATTAGACGCAGTAGAAGAGTAGTCTTTATTGGCTGTGGTACTAGTTACAATGCTGCGTTAGCTGCGAGAACTTTTGTGGAAGAACTAACAG GTATTCCTGTGACAATGGAGGTTGCAAGTGACTTGCTGGACAGACAAGGTCCCATCTACAGAGAGGACACTGCTGTTTTTGTTAGCCAGTCAGGGGAGACAGCAGATACCCTTCTTGCTCTTGATTATGCACTGGAAAATGGAGCACTTTGTGTTGGCATAACAAATACTGTTGGAAGCACACTCTCAAGAAGAACACATTGTGGAATTCATATCAACGCTGGTTGTGAAATTGGTGTTGCTAGCACTAAG GCATACACAAGTCAAATTGTAGTCATGGCAATGATGGCCTTGGCTATTGGATCTGACCAAATATCCACTCAAGCTAGAAGGGAAGCTATCATCAGTGGTCTTTTCAGTCTTCCAA GCAATGCGAGTCAAGTTCTGAAACTTGACTCTGAAATGAAGGAACTTGCCTCTTCATTGATCGACTCGGAATCGCTCCTCGTGTTTGGAAGAGGTTATAACTATGCCACTGCCTTAGAGGGTGCTCTCAAAGTTAAGGAGGTTGCGCTGATGCATAGTGAAGGCATGTTTGCTGGTGAGATGAAGCACGGGCCACTAGCCCTAGTGGATGAAAACCTTCCCATCATCGTCATTGCAACACGCGACGCATGCTTCAG CAAGCAACAGTCCGTGATCCAGCAGCTCCTTTCTCGCAAGGGGCGTCTGATCATAATGTGCTCAAAGGGAGATGCCTCTGCTGTCAATCCCCGCGGATCTTGTAGAGTGATTGAAGTTCCAAAGGTCGCGGACTGTCTCCAGCCAGTGATTAACATAATACCGTTACAG TTGCTCGCATACCATCTCACCGTTCTTCGTGGATTCGACGTTGACCAACCAAGGAATCTGGCGAAGAGCGTGACCACCCAGTAA